A single window of Providencia alcalifaciens DNA harbors:
- a CDS encoding thioesterase family protein yields the protein MNDRIYTFEEASKFMSDAFIYRMPFNQLLGIELLQMTDDLVQLSVENRSELIGNFTQNILHGGVIASLLDVAGGMVCINRILQRIEPLIHQDIADKMSKMGTIDLRVDYLRPGRGEVFIASASLLRDGNKIAVTRSELHNEKNQHIATATATYLIG from the coding sequence ATGAATGACCGCATCTATACCTTCGAAGAAGCTAGCAAATTTATGAGCGATGCATTTATCTATAGAATGCCTTTTAATCAATTACTTGGAATTGAGCTACTACAAATGACCGATGATTTAGTCCAGCTATCCGTGGAAAATCGTTCAGAGCTTATTGGTAATTTCACCCAAAATATTCTCCATGGCGGTGTAATTGCATCCTTATTAGATGTGGCCGGTGGCATGGTGTGTATCAACCGGATCCTTCAACGTATTGAACCTCTCATTCACCAAGACATTGCCGACAAGATGTCCAAAATGGGTACGATTGATTTACGCGTTGACTATTTGCGCCCTGGACGTGGAGAGGTTTTTATCGCGAGCGCCAGCTTACTACGCGATGGTAATAAAATCGCCGTTACCCGCAGTGAATTACATAATGAGAAAAATCAGCATATTGCCACAGCCACTGCGACTTATTTGATTGGATAA
- the rarD gene encoding EamA family transporter RarD has product MSQQNTTKGVLCALGAYFIWGVAPIYFKSIKEVPAEEILTHRIIWSFFFMLLLLTITRHWKYFRQTLKQPKKILILGVTAITIASNWLIYIWAVNNGHMLQASLGYFINPLVNVLFGMIFLHERFRRMQWVAVGLALTGVLIQLWQFGSVPVIGLSLAVTFATYGLLRKKLGVDAQTGMTFETLWLLPVGVIFLLFFADSPTSDMTMNSWNLNILLIAAGIITTVPLLLFTEAANHLRLSTLGFFQYLGPSIMFLLAVFVYGEVMTQELLITFGFIWVALILFTLDALYTQQKLRRK; this is encoded by the coding sequence ATGAGCCAACAAAATACTACCAAAGGCGTACTATGTGCCTTAGGCGCTTATTTTATTTGGGGTGTCGCTCCCATTTATTTTAAATCCATTAAAGAAGTGCCAGCCGAAGAAATTTTGACTCACCGTATTATTTGGTCATTCTTCTTTATGCTGTTATTACTGACCATCACACGCCATTGGAAGTATTTCCGCCAAACCTTAAAACAGCCTAAAAAGATCTTAATTTTAGGTGTAACGGCCATAACAATTGCGTCTAACTGGCTGATTTATATCTGGGCGGTGAATAATGGGCATATGCTGCAAGCCAGCTTAGGGTATTTTATCAACCCTCTGGTTAACGTATTGTTTGGCATGATATTTTTACATGAACGCTTCCGTCGAATGCAATGGGTTGCAGTCGGGTTAGCACTCACCGGCGTATTAATTCAACTCTGGCAATTTGGCTCCGTGCCAGTCATTGGATTAAGCCTTGCCGTGACGTTTGCCACCTACGGTTTATTACGTAAAAAATTGGGTGTCGATGCGCAAACAGGTATGACATTTGAAACCTTATGGTTGCTACCTGTCGGCGTTATCTTCCTACTATTCTTTGCAGATAGCCCGACAAGTGACATGACAATGAACAGCTGGAATTTAAACATTCTCCTGATTGCTGCAGGGATTATTACTACAGTGCCGTTGTTACTGTTTACTGAAGCCGCCAACCATTTAAGACTGTCAACATTAGGGTTCTTCCAGTATTTAGGCCCAAGCATTATGTTCTTACTTGCCGTATTTGTGTATGGTGAAGTGATGACTCAAGAATTGTTAATTACATTTGGTTTTATCTGGGTTGCATTAATTTTATTTACTTTAGATGCTTTATATACACAGCAGAAACTCAGAAGAAAATAG